Proteins encoded together in one Cicer arietinum cultivar CDC Frontier isolate Library 1 chromosome 4, Cicar.CDCFrontier_v2.0, whole genome shotgun sequence window:
- the LOC101512519 gene encoding uncharacterized protein isoform X2 — MSMIQLFGKIPSQFCSQQTAEDMALLAYNRALKLSKPGSPVVGVGFTGSLASGRPKHGEHRFYMSTRTADRLWISKVTLTKGLRTREEEDRVSSHLLLKAIANACKVPANPVSELSESDVSDEREQKFNEDQELEQLINGQICFKIYPFGSEISAERKIILPGSFNPLHDGHLKLMEVATRICGDAYPCFEISAVNADKPPLSVSQIKDRVKQFENVGQTVIISNQPYFYKKAELFPGSAFVIGADTAVRLINPKYYDGDYNKMMKILIGCKEIGCTFLVGGRNVDGAFKVLGDLNVPEELKDMFVSIPAEQFRMDISSTEIRKKSGM, encoded by the exons ATGTCTATGATCCAGTTATTTGGCAAG ATTCCATCACAATTTTGTAGTCAACAGACTGCTGAAGATATGGCTTTATTGGCTTATAATCGTGCGCTTAAGCTCTCCAAGCCAG GATCCCCAGTTGTTGGTGTGGGTTTCACCGGTTCATTGGCTAGTGGTCGTCCGAAACACGGAGAACATAG ATTTTATATGTCAACAAGGACAGCCGACCGACTTTGGATATCAAAAGTGACCTTGACTAAG GGGCTTCGTACTCGTGAAGAAGAAGATAGAGTTTCTAGTCATCTTTTGCTCAAG GCTATTGCAAATGCATGCAAGGTTCCAGCAAACCCTGTTTCGGAGTTGAGTGAATCAGATGTATCTGATGAACGTGAACAGaaattcaatgaagatcaaGAATTAGAACAACTCATAAATGGTCAAATATGCTTTAAAATTTATCCATTTGGAAGTG AGATTTCCGCAGAAAGGAAAATAATACTGCCTGGTTCTTTCAATCCTTTACATGACGGGCATCTCAAGCTCATGGAAGTTGCAACTCG CATTTGTGGTGATGCGTATCCATGCTTTGAAATATCTGCAGTCAACGCAGACAAACCTCCACTGTCAGTGTCTCAGATCAAAGATCGCGTCAAGCAATTTGAAAACGTTG GACAGACCGTAATTATATCCAATCAACCTTATTTTTATAAGAAGGCTGAACTTTTTccgggcagtgcttttgtaatTGGTGCTGATACAGCAGTGAGACTTATTAAT CCCAAATACTATGACGGGGACTACAACAAAATGATGAAGATACTTATTGGTTGTAAAGAAATAGGATGTACTTTCCTTGTGGGTGGTCGGAATGTAGATGGTGCATTTAAG GTTCTTGGCGATTTGAATGTTCCAGAGGAACTAAAAGACATGTTCGTCTCCATTCCAGCCGAACAGTTCCGCATGGATATATCTTCTACAGAGATAAGGAAAAAAAGTGGGATGTAA
- the LOC101513046 gene encoding alpha,alpha-trehalose-phosphate synthase [UDP-forming] 5: MVSRSYSNLLDLTSCGSPCFSREKKRLPRVATVAGVLSELDDETSNSVGSDAPSSISQERMIIVGNQLPLKAQRKENNGMWEFTWDEDSLLLQLKDGLGDDVETIYIGCLKEEIDPSEQDDVAQYLLDNFKCVPTFLPPELFTKFYHGFCKQHLWPLFHYMLPLSPDLGGRFDRSLWQAYVSVNKIFADKVMEVISPDDDFVWVHDYHLMVLPTFLRKRFNRARLGFFLHSPFPSSEIYRTLPVRDELLRALLNSDLIGFHTFDYARHFLSCCSRMLGIAYQSKRGYIGLEYYGRTVSIKILPVGIHIGQLESVMNLPETETKVAELRNKFKGQTVMLGVDDMDIFKGISLKLLAMEQLLLQHADKRGKVVLVQIANPARGRGKDVQEVQCETYATVKRVNDTFGRPGYTPVILIDTPLQSYERIAYYAVAECCLVTAVRDGMNLIPYEYIICRQGNEKIDEILGINSTIQKKSMLVVSEFIGCSPSLSGAIRVNPWNIDAVAEAMDSALMVPESEKQMRHEKHYRYVSTHDVAYWARSFLQDLERACRDHLRRRCWGIGFGLGFRVIALDPNFRKLSVEHIVSAYKRTKHRAILLDYDSTMVQPGSISTTPNAEAVSILNSLCSDTKNCVFIVSGKERKTLTEWFSSCEKLGLAAEHGYFVKTSHTAEWEACVSVPDFDWKQIAEPVMQLYSETTDGSNIEAKESALVWNYEFADRDFGSCQAKELLDHLESVLSNEPVSVKSGPNIVEVKPQGVSKGIVAERILITMQQKGVIPDFVLCIGDDRSDEDMFGVITSARALLSPIADVFPCTVGQKPSKAKYYLEDTSEILRMLQGLANASEQTASRNSSQFSIH, encoded by the exons ATGGTTTCAAGGTCATATTCCAATTTGTTAGATCTTACTTCATGTGGCTCACCTTGTTTCAGTCGTGAGAAGAAAAGGCTTCCTAGAGTGGCAACTGTTGCTGGAGTACTGTCTGAATTAGATGATGAAACCAGTAACAGTGTTGGTTCTGATGCTCCCTCTTCTATTTCTCAAGAGAGGATGATTATTGTTGGTAACCAGCTTCCATTAAAGGCacaaagaaaagagaataaTGGTATGTGGGAATTCACCTGGGATGAGGACTCACTTCTTTTACAGCTGAAAGATGGTCTTGGTGATGATGTTGAAACAATTTATATTGGTTGTCTTAAAGAAGAAATTGATCCGAGTGAACAAGATGATGTTGCTCAGTACTTGCTTGACAATTTCAAATGTGTGCCAACATTTCTTCCACCTGAACTTTTCACTAAATTCTATCATGGTTTTTGTAAACAACATCTATGGCCTTTGTTTCACTATATGCTTCCGCTTTCGCCTGATCTTGGTGGTCGATTCGATCGATCCCTTTGGCAGGCTTATGTTTCTGTCAACAAGATATTTGCAGATAAAGTTATGGAAGTCATTAGTCCTGATGATGACTTTGTTTGGGTTCATGATTACCACTTGATGGTTCTTCCAACATTTTTGAGAAAGAGGTTTAATAGGGCTAGGCTAGGATTCTTCCTCCATAGTCCTTTTCCTTCTTCTGAGATATACCGAACACTTCCGGTTAGGGACGAACTTCTTAGAGCTCTTCTGAATTCTGACCTTATAGGGTTTCATACTTTTGACTATGCTAGGCATTTCCTCTCGTGTTGTAGTAGAATGCTAGGGATTGCTTATCAATCAAAACGAGGCTATATCGGTCTCGAGTACTATGGAAGAACCGTTAGCATTAAGATTCTTCCTGTTGGTATTCATATAGGTCAGCTTGAATCAGTCATGAATCTTCCTGAGACAGAAACCAAGGTTGCTGAGTTAAGAAACAAGTTCAAAGGTCAAACTGTGATGCTTGGTGTGGATGACATGGATATCTTCAAAGGAATCAGCTTAAAACTATTGGCCATGGAACAGTTGCTTCTACAACATGCTGATAAGAGGGGAAAAGTTGTTCTGGTACAAATTGCGAACCCTGCTAGAGGTCGCGGAAAGGACGTTCAAGAAGTGCAGTGTGAAACTTATGCAACTGTGAAAAGGGTTAATGACACATTTGGTAGGCCTGGATACACACCTGTGATATTGATCGATACGCCACTTCAGAGTTACGAGCGAATCGCTTATTACGCAGTTGCAGAATGTTGTCTTGTTACAGCAGTGAGAGATGGAATGAACCTTATACCCTATGAGTATATCATTTGTAGACAAGGGAATGAGAAGATAGATGAGATTTTAGGAATAAACTCAACTATCCAAAAGAAGAGCATGCTAGTGGTTTCTGAGTTCATCGGGTGCTCCCCATCCTTAAGCGGCGCAATTCGGGTGAATCCATGGAATATTGATGCTGTTGCCGAAGCTATGGATTCTGCCTTAATGGTACCAGAGTCTGAAAAACAAATGAGGCATGAGAAGCATTATAGGTACGTTAGTACACATGATGTTGCATATTGGGCTCGTAGCTTCTTGCAGGATCTTGAAAGGGCTTGTAGGGATCATCTGAGGAGAAGATGTTGGGGAATTGGTTTTGGTTTAGGATTTCGAGTAATCGCTTTGGATCCAAACTTTAGAAAGCTGTCTGTGGAACATATTGTTTCGGCTTATAAGAGGACGAAGCACCGAGCAATTCTTTTGGATTATGATAGTACAATGGTGCAGCCTGGATCAATTAGTACAACACCTAATGCTGAAGCTGTTTCCATCTTGAACAGCTTGTGCAGTGACACCAAGAATTGTGTTTTCATTGTTAGTGGAAAGGAGAGAAAGACTCTTACTGAATGGTTTTCTTCTTGTGAAAAGCTTGGACTTGCTGCAGAGCACGGCTATTTTGTGAA GACAAGTCATACTGCAGAATGGGAAGCTTGTGTTTCTGTGCCTGATTTTGACTGGAAACAGATTGCTGAGCCAGTTATGCAGTTATATTCAGAAACTACTGATGGTTCTAACATAGAGGCCAAAGAGAGTGCTCTTGTTTGGAATTATGAGTTTGCAGACCGAGATTTCGGTTCATGTCAAGCTAAGGAGCTTCTTGATCATCTGGAAAGTGTTCTCTCCAATGAGCCTGTTTCAGTTAAAAGTGGCCCAAACATTGTTGAAGTTAAACCTCAG GGTGTGAGCAAGGGTATAGTAGCAGAACGTATTCTAATAACAATGCAACAAAAGGGAGTGATTCCAGATTTTGTTCTATGCATTGGAGATGATAGATCAGATGAAGATATGTTTGGGGTAATAACAAGTGCAAGGGCATTACTATCACCCATTGCAGATGTTTTTCCTTGCACTGTTGGTCAGAAACCAAGCAAGGCTAAATATTACTTGGAAGACACAAGTGAGATTTTGAGGATGTTGCAAGGTCTTGCCAATGCCTCTGAGCAAACTGCTAGTAGAAATTCTTCCCAGTTTTCTATTCATTAA